The proteins below come from a single Benincasa hispida cultivar B227 chromosome 4, ASM972705v1, whole genome shotgun sequence genomic window:
- the LOC120075947 gene encoding LOB domain-containing protein 21, with the protein MRGWHETRSSSSCAACKLLKRRCIPTCIFAPYFRSDEPKKFAKVHKVFGASNVSKILTEVPEEQREDTVNSLAYEAEARLRDPVYGCIGAIALLQTKMVELQHDLALAKARLARYANDSSHHNLNVSSSSSSFENCVVNMSYGGLSFSAGQSSSDITQYGYLCDFNHFPYPFKA; encoded by the coding sequence ATGAGAGGTTGGCATGAAActcgttcttcttcttcttgtgcaGCCTGCAAATTGCTGAAAAGAAGATGCATTCCCACTTGCATATTTGCTCCTTACTTTAGGTCTGATGAGCCAAAGAAATTTGCCAAAGTTCATAAGGTTTTTGGGGCAAGTAATGTGAGCAAGATTCTTACTGAAGTGCCTGAGGAGCAGAGAGAAGATACGGTCAATTCTTTGGCTTATGAGGCTGAAGCAAGGCTGAGAGATCCTGTTTATGGCTGCATCGGTGCCATAGCTTTGTTGCAGACTAAAATGGTGGAGCTTCAACATGATCTTGCTCTTGCCAAAGCTCGTCTTGCTCGTTATGCTAATGATTCTTCTCATCATAATCTTAatgtttcttcttcctcttcttctttcgaaaattgtgttgttaatatGTCTTATGGTGGATTGAGTTTTTCTGCTGGGCAGAGCTCTTCTGATATCACCCAATATGGATATTTATGTGATTTCAACCATTTTCCTTATCCATTTAAAGCTTGA